In Zingiber officinale cultivar Zhangliang chromosome 6A, Zo_v1.1, whole genome shotgun sequence, a single genomic region encodes these proteins:
- the LOC121993787 gene encoding 52 kDa repressor of the inhibitor of the protein kinase-like: MSFFGVIQRIYSLFSSSTKRWQIFKDHVQGLTVKPLSQTRWESHVDSVKPIKDQTSKIRDALIDLTNISDDSKIKSEAEGLASFELENFEFVFGMVIWYKLLYEINIVSKFLQAENMDIDIAIRQLKGLISSLQEFRESGFDQALIEAEHIASEMGIELIFREKRIIRRKRQFDEINSEEVTQSPKESFRVNYFLFIIDQALSSLQTRFEQFQKYEETFGFLFSLEKLKYIDDDSLLHSCVNLQESLTHDGHSDVDRSYLYLELKLLRHSLPKESKRVIDVLNYLKKMDSCYPNAYIVYRILLTIPVTVASAERSFSKLKLIKTYLRSTMSQERLNCLAMLSIEKESG; this comes from the coding sequence ATGTCCTTTTTCGGTGTAATACAACGCATATattcattattttcttcttctaccaagCGGTGGCAAATCTTCAAAGATCATGTGCAAGGTCTTACAGTCAAGCCACTATCACAAACACGATGGGAAAGCCATGTTGACAGTGTGAAGCCCATAAAAGATCAAACTTCGAAAATACGAGATGCTTTAATTGATTTGACAAACATTTCTGATGACTCAAAAATAAAGAGTGAAGCTGAGGGTTTGGCATCATTTGAACTTGAGAATTTTGAGTTCGTGTTTGGAATGGTAATTTGGTATAAGTTGTTATATGAGATTAACATTGTTAGTAAGTTTCTCCAAGCAGAAAATATGGATATTGATATTGCTATTAGACAATTAAAAGGACTTATTTCTTCTCTCCAAGAGTTTAGAGAATCTGGATTTGATCAAGCATTAATTGAAGCTGAACATATTGCAAGTGAAATGGGAATTGAACTTATTTTTCGAGAAAAACGCATCATCCGAAGAAAGAGACAATTTGATGAGATCAATAGTGAAGAGGTAACCCAATCTCCTAAAGAATCTTTTCGAGTTAATTACTTCCTATTTATAATTGATCAAGCTCTTTCTTCACTTCAAACTCGGTTTGaacaatttcaaaaatatgaagaaacatttggatttttatttagtttggagAAATTGAAGTATATTGATGATGATAGTCTCTTACACTCATGTGTCAATCTTCAAGAGTCTTTAACACATGATGGGCACTCTGATGTTGATagatcatatttatatttagaaCTAAAGTTGTTAAGACACTCATTACCAAAAGAATCAAAAAGAGTGATTGATGTGCTGAATTATTTGAAGAAAATGGATAGTTGTTATCCAAATGCTTATATTGTTTATCGAATTTTGCTGACTATACCAGTTACAGTTGCATCTGCTGAAAGGAGTTTTTCCAAGTTGAAATTGATCAAAACTTATCTCCGATCAACTATGTCGCAAGAAAGACTAAATTGCTTGGCTATGTTATCTATCGAGAAAGAAAGTGGTTGA
- the LOC121995610 gene encoding tudor domain-containing protein 3-like produces MEASASSESVETALIAALNSRGWRFAEENEEIRALIRSRQTAESVQSELLNMDMRSFGGKMLPDPSSLKKLNNLSGPIVLQIVSTRDIHRSSIDASFKPTYYDRRLLRFCLTDGHSEVIAIEYAPISTISEELIPGTKIRMEKRIPVHSGILCLEPDSILVMGGLVQSLHDEWQISRKYSGFSRSSLKLSQTDDGTGPPPFEKLQIAEYGRSAQPRKLHVSDERQRQGNLSRQTDRRDLSHAEVDKMVKIPETGGTENKPSSSETRPKEVSEAVPVQNQAAAQKLLQKMNQPDNKEKNPRFRKHKFKAKQEEAVVFTLDEWERTKGMKLNPMHNSGMQDTIHDEELARQLQDQLDFEDSYAKTGDSEAEQIRRSMFSFSGAEDMSDGRREFRGRGRGRGRGRGRGRGRRFG; encoded by the exons ATGGAGGCGAGCGCGAGTAGCGAATCGGTGGAGACGGCGTTAATCGCCGCCCTTAACTCGAGGGGATGGCGATTTGCGGAGGAGAACGAGGAAATCAGAGCTCTAATTCGAAGTCGCCAGACCGCCGAGTccgtgcaatcggagctcttgaATATGGACATGAGGTCATTCGGCGGGAAGATGCTTCCCGATCCTTCTTCGCTCAAGAAACTGAACAATTTATCAGGCCCCATTGTCTTGCAG ATAGTTTCTACCAGAGATATACACCGTAGCAGCATTGATGCTTCATTCAAGCCAACATATTATGATCGCCGTCTCCTCCGGTTCTGTCTAACAGATGGGCACTCAGAAGTAATTGCAATAGAGTATGCTCCGATTTCAACTATCAGTGAAGAGTTAATCCCTGGTACTAAG ATTCGTATGGAGAAAAGAATACCCGTTCACAGTGGTATACTATGCTTAGAACCTGATTCGATACTTGTGATGGGAGGTCTAGTGCAATCTCTCCATGACGAATGGCAGATTAGTCGGAAATATTCAGGTTTCTCCAGATCATCACTCAAGTTGTCTCAGACTGATGATGGTACTGGTCCTCCTCCATTTGAAAAGTTACAAATTGCAGAATATGGGAGGTCTGCACAGCCACGTAAACTTCATG TTTCTGACGAAAGACAAAGACAAGGAAATCTAAGCCGTCAGACAGATAGAAGGGACCTTAGCCATGCAGAGGTAGATAAAATGGTAAAGATTCCAGAAACAGGTGGTACTGAGAATAAACCTAGTAGTTCAGAGACCAGACCAAAAGAAG TGAGTGAAGCTGTTCCAGTTCAAAACCAAGCTGCTGCACAGAAGCTTCTTCAAAAAATGAACCAACCTGATAACAAAGAAAAGAATCCAAGATTTCGTAAACACAAATTCAAAGCAAAGCAGGAGGAAGCTGTTGTCTTCACTTTAGATGAATGGGAAAGGACAAAAGGTATGAAGCTGAATCCCATGCACAATAGTGGAATGCAGGATACAATCCATGATGAGGAGCTTGCTCGACAGTTGCAGGACCAATTAGATTTTGAAGATTCTTAT GCAAAAACTGGAGATTCAGAAGCCGAACAGATTAGGaggagcatgtttagctttagcGGTGCCGAAGACATGAGTGATGGAAGAAGGGAGTTTAGAGGACggggaagagggagagggagagggagagggagaggcagGGGAAGAAGATTTGGTTAA